In the genome of Terriglobales bacterium, one region contains:
- a CDS encoding septal ring lytic transglycosylase RlpA family protein → MNRLILLFLAMALLTGCGEKKVAKVRIPPPPPPTTTQPAPQPTQPAETTEPEEKPANLEDKYKDAPVLYTENGYASWYGPPYHNRKAANGEVFDMHALTAAHRTFPLNTIVRVTNLKTKRSAVLRITDRGPFVPDRIIDLSKAAAQAVDVWRPGTAMVRIDVLDTPKSLDDGGRWCVQIGGIKDQEKALELKERLIRRYKTAKVLQFASPVGDYWVRVRVLNDDKKKAEQLAAENTTPEGNIFLVRLD, encoded by the coding sequence GTGAACCGGCTCATACTCCTCTTCCTTGCCATGGCCCTGCTCACCGGATGCGGTGAGAAGAAGGTCGCGAAGGTACGCATTCCTCCGCCTCCGCCGCCCACTACAACCCAACCCGCTCCTCAACCAACGCAACCAGCCGAGACGACCGAACCCGAAGAGAAACCGGCCAACCTCGAAGACAAATACAAAGACGCTCCTGTCCTCTACACCGAAAACGGATACGCCAGTTGGTACGGCCCGCCGTATCACAACCGCAAGGCCGCCAACGGCGAAGTCTTCGACATGCACGCGCTCACCGCGGCGCACCGCACCTTCCCGCTGAACACTATCGTGCGTGTCACCAACCTGAAGACGAAGCGCTCCGCCGTTCTGCGCATTACCGATCGAGGCCCCTTCGTTCCCGACCGCATCATCGATCTATCCAAGGCCGCGGCTCAGGCCGTGGACGTCTGGCGTCCAGGTACCGCCATGGTTCGCATCGATGTCCTCGATACCCCAAAGTCCCTCGACGACGGAGGACGCTGGTGTGTTCAAATCGGCGGCATCAAGGACCAGGAAAAAGCGCTGGAGTTGAAGGAGCGGCTGATACGTCGCTACAAGACCGCGAAGGTCCTCCAGTTCGCCAGCCCCGTCGGTGATTACTGGGTTCGCGTGCGCGTCCTGAACGACGACAAGAAAAAAGCCGAACAACTAGCCGCGGAGAACACCACCCCGGAAGGTAATATCTTTCTCGTTCGTCTCGACTAA
- a CDS encoding glycoside hydrolase family 43 protein, with the protein MRIHKLLVFAFLLSAIPLFSQPKQNQSGWIEFRSFTYTGEDSLSQPVTPKPTEYRNPILAGFYPDPSIVRVGDDYYLVNSSFAWYPGVPIFHSRDLVNWKQIGHVLDRPEQLKLQGAGVSRGIFAPTISFHDGLFYMITTLVDGIGNFYVTAKDPAGPWSDPIALPEIQGIDPSFFFDDDGKAYIVHNGIPPDNKSLYQGHRALYLFPFDTKAGKVSGAGKIIVNGGTDISKHPVWIEGPHIFKRDGVYYLIAAEGGTSENHSQVVFRSRSVEGPYEPYAGNPILTQRTLSPTRPDPITSTGHADFVETANGEWWAVFLGCEPYQDDLYNIGRETFMLPVKWVNGWPTILDEGKVVPRVVTRPKLPVQSGIARMTGPLQWTANFRGQQLPFDIITLRTPSSRWWSFDSKSNAIFLQPRPEDLDSRNDPSLVARRQQHNKFSSTVQLNFKKADKPSDAGLVTFQNETHSYFLGVRTLGQTARKVFLEKRDGTVSQVASADLPRNARNVMLKVEGDGARYRFSYRVGAGAWTPLGGEQDGTILSTKKAGGFVGTVISLFARSLGSSTTARETPPRAR; encoded by the coding sequence ATGCGCATTCATAAGCTTCTCGTTTTCGCCTTCCTTCTCTCCGCCATCCCGCTCTTCTCCCAACCGAAACAAAACCAGTCTGGCTGGATCGAGTTCCGCTCCTTCACTTACACCGGTGAAGACTCCCTCTCGCAACCTGTCACGCCCAAGCCGACCGAGTATCGCAATCCCATACTCGCCGGGTTCTACCCCGATCCCAGCATCGTTCGCGTCGGCGACGACTACTATCTCGTCAACTCCAGTTTCGCCTGGTATCCCGGCGTGCCCATCTTCCACAGCCGCGACCTCGTCAACTGGAAGCAGATCGGACACGTGCTCGACCGCCCCGAGCAACTGAAGCTTCAGGGGGCAGGCGTTTCTCGCGGCATCTTTGCCCCAACCATCAGCTTTCACGACGGTCTCTTTTACATGATCACCACCCTCGTCGACGGCATCGGCAACTTCTACGTCACCGCGAAAGATCCGGCCGGTCCTTGGTCCGATCCCATCGCTCTTCCCGAAATTCAAGGCATCGATCCATCGTTCTTCTTTGACGACGACGGCAAGGCTTACATCGTCCACAACGGCATCCCGCCCGATAACAAGTCGCTCTACCAGGGCCATCGCGCGCTCTACCTCTTCCCCTTCGACACCAAGGCCGGCAAGGTCAGCGGCGCCGGCAAGATCATCGTCAACGGCGGTACCGACATCTCAAAACACCCCGTCTGGATTGAAGGCCCGCACATCTTCAAGCGCGACGGAGTCTACTACCTGATCGCTGCGGAAGGCGGCACCTCCGAGAATCACTCCCAGGTCGTCTTCCGCAGCCGCTCCGTTGAAGGCCCATACGAGCCGTATGCAGGCAATCCCATCCTCACGCAGCGTACGCTGTCGCCAACTCGTCCCGATCCCATCACCTCCACCGGGCACGCCGATTTTGTCGAAACGGCAAACGGCGAATGGTGGGCCGTGTTTCTCGGCTGTGAGCCATATCAGGACGACCTTTACAACATCGGCCGCGAGACGTTCATGCTCCCCGTGAAATGGGTGAACGGCTGGCCGACTATTCTCGACGAGGGCAAAGTTGTCCCGCGAGTCGTGACACGTCCGAAACTTCCAGTGCAAAGCGGCATCGCACGGATGACCGGACCATTGCAGTGGACAGCCAACTTCCGAGGCCAGCAGCTTCCGTTCGACATCATCACGCTCCGCACGCCCTCAAGCCGCTGGTGGAGCTTCGATTCCAAGTCGAACGCTATCTTCCTCCAGCCTCGCCCCGAAGATCTCGATTCCAGGAATGACCCGTCGCTCGTCGCACGCCGCCAGCAGCACAACAAGTTCTCATCCACCGTTCAACTAAATTTCAAGAAAGCAGATAAGCCATCTGACGCTGGGCTCGTCACCTTCCAAAACGAAACCCACTCTTATTTCCTTGGCGTCCGCACATTGGGTCAAACAGCGCGCAAGGTCTTCCTCGAAAAGCGGGACGGCACCGTATCGCAGGTCGCCTCCGCCGACCTCCCCCGCAACGCACGGAATGTCATGTTGAAAGTTGAAGGTGACGGAGCACGCTATCGCTTCTCATATCGCGTCGGCGCCGGAGCATGGACCCCGCTCGGCGGCGAGCAGGACGGCACCATCCTGAGCACCAAGAAAGCGGGAGGCTTTGTTGGGACTGTGATCTCACTGTTCGCGAGATCCTTGGGCAGTTCCACAACAGCTCGCGAAACCCCGCCGCGGGCGAGGTAA
- a CDS encoding AI-2E family transporter: MIRSSAPDNFNKRLLTGAGIIVLLVVCWFIRKSLLVIWVSIIFAIVFTPAVHWVQRRHIGKWSPGKGSSLFILLVVATLVLTIFFFFAIPPIVSDVRGLTYDFPRSLDQLSNQVRNLPFGAKLAEMINSQNFSRLAVSITGSATTALSKLTGMLSTLLILVLLTCYFILDGRRSFEWALGFIPEQNRGRTRHTLERASHTVQKWLLGQALLMLILGAASLLVYGILGVRYFYTLAAFTGLANFIPVIGPVISVLMSAAVAAIDSWLRALGVIAFYFAYQQLENGYLSPKIVGGAVGLPGVAIIASLVIGAELAGILGALVAVPSAALISEVLNEYVRTGTRDHEQSRKAA, from the coding sequence ATGATTCGCTCTTCTGCGCCCGACAATTTCAACAAACGTTTGCTCACCGGCGCCGGAATCATAGTTCTGCTCGTGGTGTGTTGGTTCATTCGGAAAAGCCTGCTCGTCATTTGGGTGAGCATCATCTTCGCGATTGTGTTCACCCCTGCGGTCCACTGGGTCCAACGGCGCCACATCGGCAAATGGTCTCCCGGAAAAGGGAGCTCGCTATTTATCCTTCTCGTAGTTGCCACCCTTGTTCTAACAATTTTCTTCTTCTTTGCCATTCCACCCATTGTTAGCGACGTGCGCGGGCTCACCTATGACTTCCCACGATCTCTTGACCAGTTGAGCAACCAGGTCCGCAATCTGCCCTTCGGGGCAAAGCTGGCCGAAATGATCAATAGCCAGAACTTCTCCCGGCTTGCGGTTTCCATCACTGGAAGCGCGACAACCGCCCTCTCGAAACTGACGGGCATGCTAAGCACGCTATTGATACTCGTGCTCCTGACCTGCTATTTCATCCTCGACGGTCGCCGAAGTTTTGAGTGGGCACTGGGATTCATCCCCGAGCAGAACCGAGGACGCACCCGGCACACCCTGGAGCGCGCCAGCCATACTGTGCAGAAGTGGCTCCTTGGGCAGGCCTTGCTGATGCTCATTCTCGGTGCTGCCAGTCTGCTCGTGTACGGCATCCTCGGGGTGCGTTACTTCTATACACTGGCCGCATTCACCGGCTTAGCTAATTTCATTCCCGTCATCGGACCCGTCATTTCCGTGCTCATGTCGGCAGCCGTTGCGGCGATCGATTCGTGGCTCAGGGCCCTCGGTGTCATCGCCTTCTACTTTGCTTATCAGCAACTCGAAAATGGTTATTTATCGCCCAAGATCGTCGGCGGTGCCGTTGGCCTTCCCGGCGTCGCAATAATCGCTTCTCTGGTTATCGGTGCTGAACTCGCCGGCATTCTGGGCGCCCTGGTCGCCGTTCCCTCCGCCGCGCTAATCTCCGAAGTCCTGAACGAATATGTGCGCACCGGCACGCGCGACCATGAACAATCGCGAAAGGCCGCCTAG